The nucleotide sequence GAAGAGCTCTGTTGTGATGTGTACAAatgctttttttattagataaattaatgaattggcccttttgacaattttgatgatttgtGACTCCCACTTTAAGTTGTCGGTAATAGTGACACCTAAATCTTCTTGAACAGACACCACCTTCAGTGGGCTACCATTTATTAGATATTCTATATTTGGATTGGTTCTTCCAATGTGAAGCACAgtacatttttgtatatttaggTTTAATAGCCACTTTTTGGTCCAGTTGAAAATGTTCGTTAAATCATTCTATATGGTTTCACGACTTGTAAGAGGATTTGTTAGATATCTTGGTATCATCGGCATATGAGCTTTTTGTTGACTGAATTAATGACAGCAGGTCTGTGGTGTACAAGATAAAAAGTACTGGGCCGAGCACTGAACCCTGTGGTACTCCGCTAACAACATTTCCAAATTCTGATACTTTTTGCCCAACTCTAACGTAGAATTTTCTGTCAATCAAAAATGACTCAATCCAGGATAACAGTTTTCCTCTAATTCCAAGATGCTCCAGTTTTATCAGAAGTCGTTTAATTGGGACCTTGTCAAAGGCCTTCTCAAAATCGAGATATACAGCATCAATTGGATTTCCTTTGTCCCATTCCTTAGTCCAAACGTCTAAATTAAGAAGCAGATTAGTGGTGACTGACCTTCCAGGGGTAAAGCCATGTTGTTCGGCAGGcagaatattttcttcatcCATGAACTTCAGTAACTCATCCACTATTATTCTTTCCATAATCTTACATGGGACTGATGTAAGGCTAATGGCTCTGTAGTTGGAGGCTATCTTTTTATCACCTTTCTTGTGTATGGGGGTTACTGAGGCCATTTTCCAATCTCTTGGTAGTTGTCCAGACTCAAGCGAAGTCTGCATTAATAAACATAAAGGATGGGACAGGCTCTGCCAACAATTTTTTAGGAAATATGAACTGATGCAGTCTGGACCTGGTGCTGAGTCGCTTCTTAAATTCTTCAaggttttttccaatttttcaactGCAAACTCGATACTGTCAAAGGACCTCTCTACTCTTGGCAGTTCATCAAAGGCTGGAAGTTCATCTAGCGCTTTAGTAACATACTGCTTACAAAACTGGTCTCTGAATACATTTGCCACAGCTGTCGCGTCTTGTACTGTATGATTCTCATCAGAGTTGATAACACAAGGAACAGATGATTTTGAACAGATTTGTTTCCTGATGTGACTGTAGAATGTCTTTGGGCTTCCAGTAGCAATGTTTATTTCATACTGTCGCCGAGATTGTCTTATTTTGGCTGTTAGTTGGTTATTATTAAGTCTGTAGCGAGCAAAACTTTCTTCTGATCTGATTCTGGCATGTTCGTCCCATAACCTACGCTTTTCTTCTATAACTTTAATTATCTCTCTAGTTATCCAAGGTTTGTTAAGTGACTTTTTACTTCTTGGTGCCCTAAAGGGTATATGCTTATCTACTGCCatgtcaattattgttttcaattgattcCACTTATCTTCGACCGACTCTGCTACTAGAATATTTTCAGGATTGTAATTGCTAATAAATTGATTGATAGAGTTAAAGTCTGCTTTCCAGAAATTTCTTTGTCGCTGTTGAGGCAAAATTCCTTTTTGACACTGCACTTGTAGGTTGACGAGTAACACCGAATGATCACTTTTATCTATTGGTggacaatattcaattttggtTACTAAATTTTCGTCGTTACTGAGAACTAAATCCAGTAAAGAGGGTTCTTGCATTCCTCTGTATCTAGTGGGCCTGTCAACATGCTGGAACAAATTACTTTCAGTATACATAGAAGTAAAGAGACTGTACGTTTCATTTCTGGGCTCACCTAGTATTGGCCAGCTTAGGTTTGGTAAATTGAAATCCCCCATGACAAGGATGTTCTCAGTAAATGATGCTGCCTTAATACTTTCATAAAATTGCCTATCGTTTTGTAGCAAAGAGTTTGGTGGTCTATAAACTCCTACCATCATAAGCCTTACCTCagctatttgaattttaatccACAGTGCTTCGTATGGGTTTAAATTTTCAGTGCTGTCATCACTCGAAATAACTTGTAGTCCTTGGTAGCATTTCGAAACATATATGGCGACCCCTCCATAACCATCAAAGCGATCCTTTCTGAACAAAGAGTAGTTATCAACATTTACTAACGTGCCTGGTATTGATTGATTTAGCCATGTTTCTGTGAGAACAACTACTGctggtttttttttctctatttctactACTAACTGATCAAATTTAGTCATAAGTGCATTAGTATTGgtatataatattgatatatcCATAAGTTTGTTTGTGTTTTCTACAAGTTTTTTGGGACTATTTTGGGCATGCCTCTCACATATTTAATAATAAGGTTCGTTTCACCCTCCTGGATTCGCTTGTTCAGACTTTCACGCAAGTCCCTAAGATACTGCCTTTGGGCTGGGGTCTGGTCGGAGTATATACGTAGTCTATTGTTTTTGACCTTGTTCTTATTCTTAAGAATTGAAATCGcttgttcttttgtttccaGCACAACTTTTAGAGGCCTTACCTTATTGGCTTCAGAAGTCTTCCCCAATCGGAagcactttgtgtttattgtgaTGTTACCTCCAACGGTCTCTTGCAATATTTCCTTGACACTATTAATGTCTTCCTCTTGCTTAGCTTTAACATCTCTAGCATTTGATTCTGGTAAGTTAAATATAACAATGTTTTTGGCACGCTCTTCACGCTCCATCATTTCATTGATGAGCTCTTCTCGATCAAAGTTTGATGCTGGTTGCACATATTGGCTTTGAGATGTTTGAAGCATTTGCCTGAGGCTTTTCATCTCGTCTTGCAACACAACAATCAATTGTTTAAGATCCGGGATCTGGCCGATATTTGCTTTACAAGCTGGACAGTAGAACGTTAGATGCCTGGTTCCTTTTAGGGCCATGCAGCGAGTCTCAGTAGTAGATAATTTCGAGCAAGGGCCACAAAACTTTGTGGCAAAACCATCACACTTAAAAATTTCATCCTGTCCATAAGTTTTGTTGCACTGGGAGCAGTTATTCATTTTGTCCTAACCTCAAAACTACAAACTTCTTTTGCGAcgaaaattggaatttttttaacagaacTATAACTGTTTCGAGCTTTAGAATGCAATTATTGACGGTAAACTTCAAAAGTCTCTTTTAATAGTAGTTACAACAGTTGTTTTTGGAATTGCAATTAAAACACATGTGCTCATGTAAACATAACCTCATGCCCCACTTGACATTACCAAAGGCCAATATACTTTGAGAAGCCAGTCAGGCGCTTTGACTTGAATCCTGTGATGCTATTGGGCAAGTTTTAATGTTTGCCCAAGTGTTTAAAGCGCGGTTGTTTAAGTGCAGGGCACTCACAGATGACGTGGTCCGCGGTTTCGTCCTTCTCCATGCACCAAGGCACTTCAGATCATCCGAGATTGCGTCTTAGATGACAGTGTCCGGTTAGAAGTCCAGTCACTAGTCTAATTTCGCGCCTGTTTAGTTGGAGCAGTTGGTTGGTATGGGAGGTATGAGGTCCATATATATGTGCCTCCTGGGCTCACCAGTGAGTTCGCCAATCCCAATCTGGCGAGTGAGTCTGCCTTTGTTGCCCGAGTGACAAGGCACCCAAATGAGCTGGATCTTGCAGCCATCACTCACCGATTCTGTAGGACTCTCTTGCACTCCAGCACTAGCCTAAAACACACCTCTTCAGCTGTTATGGCTTCTACGGTAGTTATACTGTCTGAGCAGATTGAGATTACTGTATGCCTGTTGTCACGAAAAAGATTCGCTTATTTTGGGGTGTCCACCACAGAAGTCTGCCCCAACCAAGTGATTCCTTCTGGAGCCATCTGTGTACcaggttttgaaaaatttaataagtgGAAAAtggtcaattttacgaaaaaaatgtattgaatcatttttaaagAACTTTAAGAATTCAAATGAGACTttgtaatacataaaataagggAGTTATAACAAAAAGAAGATAGAATCCCCTCATTTCATGGAAAAAGAACGTCATTTCTACCTTTGATAATGCCACCCTAATTGAAATAGAAAGTTATGAATTTGCAAATCActttaattgaatacaaataataggATCAAGAAGTTTGAATTGTTCAGAGAGCttgattctaaaaaaaattatagttgcAATGGATAAagcatttattaatttttttataaaatatttttttactaaaaataactTAACAATATTGAAGATACGTTAAAACTGCCACAGAACGAAAAGTtaggttttaaaaaaaattgattcgttttataatttttttccttatttcagAATTAATAGATATAACATTTTAAAGTTCACAGTAGCATGTGATTGGTACCGTTTTGGAGCCCTTTGAACGTTTCCCTTTTATAAAGGGTTTAATGTATTCTAAACCGTTTTAGCCTAATAGATCAtcaatttttagacaaaatggttttttaaatGACTACCTAGTTCGAAAATTAAAAGAGTTATACTCAactttttgcaatttttaaGAGAGAAAAATGTGTGATttgatgaagaaacatttgagttgaatacaataaaaaaacatttaatataaattaagaTTAAGAGTTGAAAAACTTAAATAGTATTATAAATTATCATGTGATCTTTATTTTAAacctacaaatatttttttaactttctaaatgctttaatttttatttcattgtattttgacaatattatattttaccCTTTACATAAATTTGCACATATTGGCATAGGTAGATTTTGAAGTGATGGTTTAATAgaacttaattccaaaatttcacgcAAATCCACGTGTCTTGATTGAATTCTGAGATCACACCATGTTTTTAATGTTCTTCACTGGACTAAGTGTAATTGTGGGTATAACTAGTGTATTCAGTAATAGTATTGGGTAAAGGATTACAGGTtgggaaaaatcgaaaattatttaGGTGGacaatattctttataaaaattaatcaacttgTATAAATactcatttattaaaaaaattgtataataaatcatatttttctccTATTGGATGTTAGTgcttattatttttcagaacATCCTGTAGGAATAACATGAATATTAAATGGATTAATATAACTTAaccattaatttaaaatattcgaCATGCATATTTGGACTACTTTACATTCAGTTAATAATACTATATtaaatttgttatcaaaaagGAATATCcacaatatcaataaaaaaaatatttttatgatatatccatattaaaaatattcaaattttgtctaGTTTTGGAAGACACAAGATATACAACATGGTCGGGAATTATGTAATCTGTTTTCTTAACCTGAATAATAAGGGAAATATAGGGGGGGGGGGAATTGAGATCcctattttattcaaatagttTGGAAACTTTTGTCTCTTctgcaaaattttaattttatcagtTAAGCGTTTGTTTTACCGGAACAGAGATAtaacaaactgaaaaattaatCCTAAAATTCTATAATGTTTTGACTTCGAtagtatagaaaaaattgtcGATTCTTTATAGTAACATTTAAAATTCtgtgaatatatttatactGATTAGgataacaaacaaattgaaaactaagaaaataaaaagttaactAAAGGCAAACAACGAATAACTGTGACAAAATGATAGTTCAAGCTGGTTTTGttcattgaaataatgaaaagcttcaaatgaatatttaaatgtataCTGAAGatgagaaaaacaataaatgtttAGATACAAAGCATTTTTAGTGAATGGAAAGAAAACGAATTCTCTTTTGAAAgcctttttctttcaaaataagcTGTGTCAACTATTTAAATACTAATAAGAATGATCATTtgcaaattgttttaaaataaatctgaATCAATTTGGATCTATTAACTTATAGCCAGACCATGTACTTTGTTCATTAAAGAAAGAACAAGATTTCAATAACTGCAACCCAATCTACAAAcacataaaaaagaaagatGGTAGGGATTGAATATGAGAAATACCACGTAGGGGGAGATGGGGTACATTGATACATGGGGACATGattcttccaatttatttagTGTGTTATATTAAGACATTTGATAAGTATCTGTAATTACAATACATAGACTTGAATTGAAGCAGGGTCATATTGATGCAAGTGCTCTCGGTCACATTGATACTTATCAATTAAATGTATGTGTATGTaagaattaatatatttttattttctttttaaaaaattgagatgAAGAGAACTTCCATCGATGAAATTTCTGTGGCTTGTGCGATATCGTGTTAGAAGGAAAATTATCAATAAGAACATCAGTCGATGGATTTAATTTGAAACCTGCAACTCTAAgcatagaatagaaaaaaagaagaataacgaTAGCGAAGGCGTGAGTTTTTCATCTAAGTGTACCTTCCAGCAGATATTTACTACCGAACAATAAGACCACCTGAAtgcttaaataataaaattcagtaaaatgCTTGGGCCCATGGGCTAGTGCGGCAGCTTGCGTACGAAAacgttaaaaaattgaattggagCTATCCACCATTTTGAATGTCAATAACAGTGCTGACTTAGATTGGATCTTTTCATATAATGAGACTACcgttgaaaactttttaataatttagaagATGTTCTCTCAAGATATAATTTTGCAGCTAactgtattatttatttcgatGAAACCGGCATTACAACGATTATGAATACTCCAAAAATATTGGCAGAGAAAACTCAACGTCAAATGTTTCAGCGGAGAGAGGCGAGTTAGTGACATTAGGAGGAATGgttaagatatataaaaaatttcacattcaaCATATCAGTTCTTTCTTAATTAATTGAATTCCATAATACTACaaaagttttattatgaaattaattttttactgtGAATATTcctaaatatgtaacaatactagatttgtttattatttgtcatataataataaataagtaaaataacaaaatgattaaaaacaataaaaataacagcagTTTAGTAGCATTAACGGATGTAATTACATGAAAACTATTTACAAACATGTACTGAAATATGTTGTCATTGTTTGGAGAGTTATCTTCACCGGATGAAACTCTGACTTCATGGATCATCAGGAATTCAACCTGTACATATAATAATACTATTAGGAAGAAAACgcaaaaattatcataattttatatactatatattacctattattttgttactcattgtggttttcttctgtatattgaaatttgattctatttgtatctttatttagttatttttgtgtttgttttgtagtttttacaagcttttgtctacaaatttttttgacaataaagcttttctctctctctctctctctagtATAATTTATCTTAGATGTATATGAGATAAATTAGTCTAAAGTGGATTTTCAAATTTGGTTTACATTTATACTCATCAAATCGTTATTTGGATTAAATAGTCGTCTGCCaaagttttttctgtttcaatcaTCATTCCATCATCCATTCCCcaattatcaaattaacaaTTCAACGCgaattctatttgaaaaataaacgatTATTCAACTTCCTACCTGAACATTTTGTGTGGAGTTTCTCTTAAATATCCTTATTAGCCTACTATATTGCCAATTcgtatattctatattttaattAGCAAGTAGTACTACTCTTTCATTGTCTATTcatagttttcattttatcttatttggccactattgaaataattattttcaataatttaaaaaattactattaaatgAACTATATTAAGCTCGAGGTACTGCAGTAGTACTACAGTACAGTAGTAGTACTGTAGGTACTGTTTCACATAGATCGAAAAACGTAATGTCATACAAATTGTACTAAAGTACTTTCTCGGAatctttacaaaaataaaactgaaaatgaaTGATTAAATTGtatcttttttgttataattgtaTCAGTATTAAGTGTATTGGTttctatttgtataaataataaaaatcgtttaaaaagTCACTAACTTAAGAGTTCCTGGAACGCTCGGCACTCTTTGTATACCATAATCCAATCTGAGAGTAGAAGCATCCTGGGAATGGGTCATATCTGGATGAGCTTGTAAACCAAATAGCATTTCAGCAGGTTGTGCGGTTCGTCTTCGAATTTTGGATCTCGATTGTAATTGCGATTGGGATGATTGAGATTCTGGGAttgataaactaaaaaaatataataagcatatgaaaaatatgaatcataGACATATTCTTTGTAACAGGTGAACTGAAAAGTACGTTAGATagcataaaaatatctattttttttatagaatttgattttattatttaatatcgtTACTTTCGAGGTAGATACAAGGCTTATAGCggtcatacaattttttgataccACCGGCACCAAATTTCTGTTCACCAAGCATCCACTTGGGGTCTGGGAATAGGGAAAAGTCGCTGGAGGCCAGGTCTGTAGAATATAGTGGATGCGGAAGCAATTCGAAGCATAATTCATGGACTTTTGCCACCTTTTTTATCGATTGTGATatggtgcattgttttgatgaaataacactttcttcatcttcaaatgGTGCCGTTTTTTCGCAATTTCGTCCTTCAAACCCTACGTAAAAGTATCTACTTATGATTTTTCCCTTTTTAAGATAATCGATGAATGTTAtaccatgcgcatcccaaaatactgatgcCATAACGTTGCTAGTCGACATTGCGTCTTTCCTCGCTTACGAGTCGGTTCATCACTCGTAGTCCACTCGGCAGACTGTCGATGGACTCCTGTATTAAATAATAGAGccatgttttatttattgtcacATTCATGCAAAAATTCGAGTTTATTGCAATTGAACATCTTCGAATATTACTctgaatttttaattagttgttgtttttgttctattgtaaGCTCGCCCGGCACCCAATTTAAACATAACTTTCGAATATCCAAATATTCACCCACGATATGTCCAGCACGTTCCTTTGATACCTTTAGGGTCTCAGCTATCTCCACCAGATTCACTTTGAGGTTATCCGAAATACTTTTGTGGACGACTTTGACATTTTCGTCGGTGACAGCATCTTTGGGACGCTAGCTTAAACTTTGTTGATTTTTCTGGggcaaaattgaaataatgtttACAAATCCGAGTCTTAGCTTCAACagtacttttttttcaaaaagctATGCTTTGTTAACACACGAAAtacttttatatacattttttcaaactaataaCAGTTACTCCACTCAAAAAGCTATAACTCTCAAAGTAATAGTTCGACAGCTGGTAAATATATACAGGAATCTGAAAAGATTATGGCTAACTGAAAATAATAGAGATTTACTACTagtagcgccatctatgtgtTAGCCTACGAACTTTACGGCCCACCtaatatgtaaaattcattttaagtTAGTGATAAAATGATACTTACTGCATTTCTGTAGGCGCAGGGGAAGAAGATCGAGACGAATTTGAACTTGTTGTATCATTAGTATTACTAGATATACTAGTAATGAGTTCCTTGGAGAAAATAGGAATTTCATTATGGAGTACATGATCTAATAATTGTCCTTTAACTTTATTTTCTTGTTGTAACTAGAAAATACATAAAACAAAACTGTTACTTATACATATTCTATTGACCTCTTAGTCAATTCAATAGCCTTAAATCCTTTTCGAGGCGAACATAGAACTTACCTCTGACAAAGTTGCTTCGTTTTCTTTCAACTTTGCATCTCTTTGGGCAACTGCGTGATTTTGACTCAATGTCATGTTATACAATTTGTGTATAATGTATTTGGCCTCATCGATATCGTAAATAGTAGTTACTAGTTGTTGCAAATCGTGATTTTCACTCGCGTCTTCAGTTTCTTCAATAGCCATAACATTGTGTTGTGTTTCACTAATAGTTTCTTGAacataattgatattttcttttatgtctTCAATATAACTGTCTAATTGTGTTACATCTTGGTTTTTTTCAACTGCTTGTTTTCTTCTTTCCTCCAAAGCTTCTAGCTCCTTGcctataaacaaaatatgctATAAAACTAGTGGTTTAATCCGCGTATTTAAAACAGTTAAGAAAAATCATGGTATAAACAGTTTCTACaaagtattatttttgttcGTTTATACTTATATTATAAGAAGGCAATCATACTATTTTGATTACTTACCTAGAACTTCTCTTTTTTCCAAGAAATGTTCCATTCTAACCTCTTGTTCCACCAATCCTCTCTTGCTCATGGCAATATTATTAATGACTTTCTCCACTTTAAGCCATTTCTGTTTAGCAACTTTTTCAGAGAATCCTTTAGTAACTCTCCCATATGCTTTAAGACTAAGTCTTCCTCGTTGATTTTTCCTTAGCACAGACACCTCTTCTTGTTTCCTTTTTAACACTTGATCCTTAATTTTCCGTTCATTTTGCATAGTTTTAATTACATTAGCATTTTTTCTGGATTCTTTACGCAATTGGGCAATTTCTCGTAATCTCCTTAATTCTACTTCTTTATGTTTCTGAGATTCttctttcattttgtttatcaatCTTACTTTAGCTCTTTTCATTTCTAATACTTCGTTTTTGTATGATTTAAGTTGATTTTCGTATTGGCTTTGGCTTCTTACTAGCCTAGCATGTTCTTTGTGGGCAGCTTGGAGTCGTTTTAATTCCTTTTGCATGtctgataattttttagtgTATTCATCTTTgactttctttattttatctGATGGTTCTGCTTGTGCGCTATAGTTTTGTAGAATTTTGTCTCTCTCTTCTTGTGTTGCTTGAATTTTAACTTGCAACTGTAAAAGTTTATCTTCATAATGCTGCCTCATCGTCTGCATTCGACGTTGTGAATGTTCTAGCTcatctatcaatttttgtttcatgtCTATATCATTGGTTAATGTAATAAGTTCATCTTTGAGttcattatttaattctttttcatCGCTTTCGGTTTCACTGTCGTTATCACCACTTTCCCCATCTGTTTCGTTTTCGAGTTCTAACGATCGTCGGTTTaactcttctttttctttttgaagaTCTTTTTTAGCTTTCTCGATAAGAGATGCATTTTCTTTGATACTTGAATCCAAATATGCTATTTGATTTGAACGGCTAATTTGCTTTCTCAGCTGTTCACAAGTATTGGTCGATTCCATTAACTTCGCTCTCAActcttctatttcttttaaGTATCCTTGGATCATGTATGAAACATCTTGCTCATTCCCGGTGGACGCACCAATCCATGCTCCTGTAGCTTTTTCTGCTAACAGACTCGTATTTTTGAGTGTTAATGTATCAATGGTTTCCTGCATTGCTTTAACTCTCGTTCTTAGATTATTCACTTCGCCTTGAAGcatattattttcatagaaCATATCATTAACGGTTTCAGCACCATCTTCTCCAACCATTCTTTTACCCTGTTTATATTCAACTAATTCTAATTGTAATTGAGCAATTTGCTGCTTCAATTGCGCTATAGTCTTCGAACTCTTATCTTGATtaacaaagattttatttttaatatttcgtgCTCTATTGGcatatttcaaagtatttaaCGTTTCCATAAAGTCTCTGTCACTAGGACTAACACAAGCAATCATCACAGTCTGACTATTACCTCCAAGACTGTCTTGTAACAGCCTTGTAAGTTTTGAATCTCTATATGGTATATGTAGAGCTTTCTTTGATTTATCTCCTAAAGCTGAAATTACATTACCTAAAGCTAACAAACCGCAGTTAATCGAAATGCCTTCTTTTTGTCTTTCCCCAGTTGCACCTGTTCTCTTAAGTCTTTCAGAACCGGCAAGatcaacaaaatgaaatttggcACTAAGCGTTTCAAACTCATTGGTTTCATCTTCAGAAGGAACCAATCGTTGCTGCTTTATATGTAAAGTAAATATGGCATGCGAACGTGAGGACTGAGTATTCATCTGCGTGCTGGCAGTTGTCCTGGAAAGGGCTCCTAGTCTCAAACATTGGAGAGCATCCTCTGCTGATAGAACAGTCTTAAAAGTTACCCCCTTTACTTGAATACCACCATATGGGTCTTCGTGAATTTTGTAGACTTTAtcctaaaaaataattaat is from Diorhabda carinulata isolate Delta chromosome 1, icDioCari1.1, whole genome shotgun sequence and encodes:
- the LOC130891858 gene encoding kinesin-like protein KIF21B is translated as MDEDDVTVRVGVRIRPQTPREIIDMCHICTTVTPGEPQVTLGSDKAFTYNYVFDMESNQTEVYETCVASLIESSLEGYNATVLAYGQTGSGKTYTMGSGFDVEVKEEQKGIIPRAIHHLFDGIHSRIQKAQSAGILPPEFKVSAQFMELYNEEVIDLFNPSYSKDKVYKIHEDPYGGIQVKGVTFKTVLSAEDALQCLRLGALSRTTASTQMNTQSSRSHAIFTLHIKQQRLVPSEDETNEFETLSAKFHFVDLAGSERLKRTGATGERQKEGISINCGLLALGNVISALGDKSKKALHIPYRDSKLTRLLQDSLGGNSQTVMIACVSPSDRDFMETLNTLKYANRARNIKNKIFVNQDKSSKTIAQLKQQIAQLQLELVEYKQGKRMVGEDGAETVNDMFYENNMLQGEVNNLRTRVKAMQETIDTLTLKNTSLLAEKATGAWIGASTGNEQDVSYMIQGYLKEIEELRAKLMESTNTCEQLRKQISRSNQIAYLDSSIKENASLIEKAKKDLQKEKEELNRRSLELENETDGESGDNDSETESDEKELNNELKDELITLTNDIDMKQKLIDELEHSQRRMQTMRQHYEDKLLQLQVKIQATQEERDKILQNYSAQAEPSDKIKKVKDEYTKKLSDMQKELKRLQAAHKEHARLVRSQSQYENQLKSYKNEVLEMKRAKVRLINKMKEESQKHKEVELRRLREIAQLRKESRKNANVIKTMQNERKIKDQVLKRKQEEVSVLRKNQRGRLSLKAYGRVTKGFSEKVAKQKWLKVEKVINNIAMSKRGLVEQEVRMEHFLEKREVLGKELEALEERRKQAVEKNQDVTQLDSYIEDIKENINYVQETISETQHNVMAIEETEDASENHDLQQLVTTIYDIDEAKYIIHKLYNMTLSQNHAVAQRDAKLKENEATLSELQQENKVKGQLLDHVLHNEIPIFSKELITSISSNTNDTTSSNSSRSSSPAPTEMHLSIPESQSSQSQLQSRSKIRRRTAQPAEMLFGLQAHPDMTHSQDASTLRLDYGIQRVPSVPGTLKLNS